TGCACGTCGGGGGATGTGTAGGAACGCGTAGAACTCCGCATGTGCTGCCGTAGTGGGCAGAACGGGATGTTCCTGCCGGTGCGAAAGCCAATCCATTGCgcctgagtgtgtgtgtgtttgtggagGGGCTTGGGGGctggttttttctgtttctctcctcCCTGGCAGCCTCCATCCTGCAAGTGAGCTTTACGCCTTCAAAGCAGAGTGTTTCCaacccttcctccctccccagcgcAAGAGAGGAGAGGACCAGGGCAGTGGCGGTGGTGGGgggggaaggaagaggcagGTGATGGAAATTTGCTGAGTTGGCATTGCAAGGACTCGCCTCCCAGCCAGCCCgtgatttatatatttatttctatatttatttatttattttatgtgtatgtgcgtgtgtgtgcatgtgtgtgtgtgtgtggtagCTTCGTGACAGCAGCTGCGGCGATGGTCGAGCCGGCGAGAAAAGTGGACGGATCGAGTTAAAGGCTAAAGGAGAcggctggggaggggagccccagcctgggggtGCACTCCATAGACCTTCAGCCTCCCGGTTTGGGGGACAGGACCCCTCACCTTACCTGCCCTCTGCCCCCCCTAAAGGTActtcttccctctttcttcaCCCTCCCATCATCCCTGATGCCTCTCCCTTCATCCCacctctcttttccccttttggGTATTTCCATCCTTTAAGCTCCACATCCACCCCTTCCTCAagctccccatcccacctcAATCCCCCCACCCCTGAACCGCCCTGGGTCTCTCTGtgctcctccatcctcctcctcctcctcctcctccctttccctcacTTCTCCCCTGCCCCTTGGTCCCCTTTCCCGTGTGCCACCATGACCGTGATGGCTGGAGAGAACATGGACGAGACTTCTGCGCTACCTGGCCACCCCCAGGATAGCTACCAGCCCGCTGCCCACGACGACCACGAGTGCTGTGAGCGCGTGGTGATAAACATTGCGGGACTGCGCTTCGAGACGCAGCTGAAGACTTTAGCCCAGTTCCCCAACACGCTGCTGGGCAACCCCAAGAAGCGCATGCGCTACTTCGACCCGCTCCGCAACGAGTACTTCTTCGACCGCAACCGGCCCAGCTTCGACGCCATCCTCTACTACTACCAGTCCGGGGGGCGGCTGCGCCGGCCCGTCAATGTCCCCCTGGACATGTTCTCTGAGGAGATCAAATTTTATGAGCTGGGTGAGGAGGCCATGGAGAAGTTCCGGGAAGATGAAGGGTTCATTAAAGATGAGGAGAGACCCTTGCCGGAGGGGGAGTACCAGCGCCAAGTGTGGCTCCTCTTTGAGTACCCAGAGAGCTCTGGGCCGGCAAGGGTTATTGCCATAGTCTCTGTCATGGTGATCCTCATCTCCATCGTGATCTTCTGCCTAGAGACATTGCCTGAGCTGAAGGAGGACAAGGAGTACACAGTGCACCGCACTGACAACACCACCCAGGTCTACAAATCCAACATCTTCACAGATCCCTTCTTTGTGGTGGAGACCCTGTGCATCATCTGGTTCTCCTTTGAGCTGGTGGTGCGCTTCTTTGCTTGCCCTAGCAAGACTGATTTCTTCAAGAACATAATGAACTTCATTGACATTGTGGCCATCATCCCTTACTTCATCACCCTGGGCACCGAGATGGCCGAGCGGGAGGGGACTCAGAAAGGAGAGCAGGCCACCTCCTTGGCCATCCTGAGAGTCATCAGACTGGTAAGAGTCTTTCGAATCTTCAAACTCTCCCGGCACTCTAAGGGCCTCCAGATTTTGGGACAGACCCTCAAAGCGAGTATGAGAGAGCTAGGTTTACTaatcttcttcctcttcattgGGGTGATTTTGTTCTCTAGTGCGGTATATTTTGCTGAGGCTGAAGAACCTGAGTCTCATTTCACAAGTATCCCTGATGCTTTCTGGTGGGCGGTGGTATCCATGACCACTGTGGGCTATGGTGACATGTACCCTGTGACAATTGGAGGCAAAATCGTAGGCTCCTTGTGTGCCATCGCTGGTGTGCTGACAATTGCCCTGCCTGTACCTGTCATCGTGTCCAACTTCAACTACTTCTACCACCGAGAAACAGAAGGGGAAGAACAGGCTCAGTTACTTCACGTTAGCTCCCCTAATTTAGCATCTGACAGTGATCTCAGTCGCCGCAGCTCCTCCACAATCAGCAAATCTGAGTACATGGAAATCGAAGAGGATATGAATAATAGCATAGACAATTTTAGAGAGGCTAATCTCAGAACTGGCAACTGCACTGTAGCCAACCAAAACTGCGTTAATAAAAGCAAGCTGCTGACTGATGtgtaaacaaaaaacaaaacaaaatccccacTCACAGCTTGAAGACTTTAGTGACACAGTCACACTTTGTAGATGCTTTACTGATAGTCTTTGAATGCTTTATTTACCTCGTAAATGCGTTGTTGCATTGCAAATCTTTGCTCTGCGATAAAGAAGCTTCCAGGATCCATGAAAGATaaaattttgcttattttcaaaaaaacattttccaccTGGTAAAGAATAACCATTTGAACTAGTTTAGTTTTAAGCCGTTATGCTAGACCTAAACTTTTCCTCTCccatctcttctttttctttctttttgctttttttttttttttttggataaaGTTATCTTAAACTAAGCAAGACAGTTTTTAGAGCTATTAAGCATATGCATGGATTCCagtaaaaatattctgcaaaacTGCACAGTTGCAAGAAAGTGCATCAGATAACAATAGTAAAAAAAGATCAGCCAAAACCTGCGGCGAGCGTTTGCCGTGGTGTTTATGAAGGAGTGCAAATTTTCCTTCCGCCCCCTCTGTGAAAGATTCCATCCTTCCAACCTACAGATCCACACAgcacattattaaaaaaacctacttAAGCCTGGTCTCTTTTGCTGTCCGTAGAAGAAATATCTTAAAAGGAGAGTAACAAACAAAAGTGAAGACAAAACATCTGCAATGCTGCTAAGTTCTCTCACATGCAGATGATAGAAACACACTTTTCCCCATCTCCCCCTTCGGAACTGGATACAAAACTTTAAGCCCCTCTGTTGCAAGATAGCACAATGGAGTTTAATATAAGCATGTTTGAATTTGATACTATTTATTTTATGATCGCATGCTTGAAACGTTACCTCAGACAATAGCGGATAAGCTTTCGTTTGAACTGAATCTTCTAAAAATAGgtcctttctcctctctttttttcatttcttttcttttactttttgaTTTGCATTCACCAGAAGTGCACTCCTTAATTTATTAAATCGTTGACTAGTAATTTAAAGTACTGTATTTAAGTGCGTATGTTAGTCAAATGGGAACAATAACTTTTGGAGATCAAAGCATGTTCAAATATTCAGCATTATGGCCTATTTGATTAAAGTGTAACTTGAATTAATTAGTGCATGAactcaataataataataatgatgatgataataacaacaataatgataacaataaaaataaaaaaaaaatgcgcTTGATAGACTGAGGGCCTGAATGAACTGATTAGAGAAACTTGATTGTTTTCCTGCATTGCTCAGGGAAATGTGTTGGCTTTTGTCCAGGCGTTGTCAGAAAGGAACGTATCCCATCCCTTAAAGGGAAAGCTATATGGAAAATTAAGAAGTCAAGTTATATATAGCAACACCTAAAAACCTAGTATCCTCTATAGATGAAAGGTGCAGATGCATGCTTTTTGGTGCATTCTCAGAATGTAAATGAAACTTATCTATTACATGCATCCAAATTGCAGCAGCTGGTTTCTTTTGCAGTCATCAGTTGAGACTTTTTTGTATCCCCCCCAGAACTCACTGAAGAGACTCAGCAGATTGATTGAGAGAGTTGCACAGTGCCTTTATCTTACACCCCCCAAAACTGCTGAAAGTGCCTCCAGGAACTGAGTGGATCAGAGACACCAAGGGAAAGGACAAGGAGTCAGTCCACTGTCAGGAGTgtcctgtgctctctgctggcacagcacagaaggGTTTAGGGATAGAAAGATCGAGTGTGAGTGAGAGGGATGCAGAAGAGGCGGGCAGAGACCACCAGTGCCCGTGGAATACTTCCTTCCCCAGCCAGTGTgatgctgcagggctctgcatgGGCTTCTGCCAAATAACTCATAGTTGTGTCCATGGAAGGCTCCAGGTTCCCCCAGGTTGTTCATAGAGGCATCACTGCCAACGCTGTATCTgcccttcctttctctgaggAGGTTTTTTGGCAGctggtccctgcagggcagggtgcaggAGGAACAGGAGCCCTGGCATCGCCCAGTCAGGCTACCAGACTGGAGGACTGTGCTCTTCTTTCCCTTGGATTCCCCAGCAGGTAGATGGGAAAGGCTTTGCAGggccctcccctccctgtctgCTCCCTCCGCTTTCACATCTTAGATCCCACCACAGCCTTTGAGCCATGCTCTTCTTTCTGGCCCCTGATCTTACTCTACTTTCATCATTTCCTGGTGAGGGAAGCACTGCTAGGAGAAGGTATCTTCTGCAACATGCCAGCCTTGACTGCTAGGCCCTGGAAGATAATGACCTTTGATCTGAACAAACATAGGCACtattcttaatttttcaaatgGACAAAGTTGAGGATCTTCATTCTGCACTCAGCATGTGGCCAACTGCTGTTGAACACATCTCCTTCCATGCTGTACAGATCCTTTCCTCCCCTACCTTTCtgatatatgtatatatgtgtacaaatatataaatatatacatatgtatgtctgctcctgtgtgtgtcacatacatacatatgcaGACACATGTATATATGAGATAAAATTGAGGCATTTAGAGTTAAAAACCAACCCTAACTCTGCAGTAACGCACAAGCTTGACCTGCCAGGTGTCCAGAAAGACTTGACTTTATTTCTCACTGTGTGACTTCTGTGAATCTTAGCAATGAAAAGGATCAAGAACTGAGGGAGCTCCAACTCCTGCAAGAAGTGCAAAGCATCAGATACAACAGGGCATTACATCCTCTAGGCAGATGTTGTAAAGCTTCTTTCCTGTCCCCTGCTCACACCCTTGCCCATGGCACACCTCTCTCCCCGTTAAATTCCAGTGATCCTGATCTTCCCACACTCTTGAATTGTAGGATATGACTTCTGATGTCAAAATGGACTTGAATGCTGCACTCAGCTTTTAAAACCACCACCTGACTAAACTAAACAGCAATAATCAGTTCAGTGCTATGGGAGCGATGATCAGAAGGATGCCTTTGGGAGATGAGGCCTCACTTGGGTTCCTTCTGCCCCAGCTGGGTGTGCACCCCTTAATTCAGTGTGCAGGGTGGTGATCATTCTACTTTTGCACAGAGCAAAGTGCTGCATGCAGCGATTCTTTGTCAGGAGACCGGGATGGATCATAAGAACTCGTGCTTTGGGGAGCCTGAATGTTGCTTTGTCCATTTATAGCTCACTGCAAAGGATCTCAACCCATATGGAGTACAGGAATTAACCTCATGTAGCATAGGCATGCATGTTTGACAAGTTTGACACAAAAATAATGAACCACAAAAACAAGGTTCTTACTCCCTTTACACAGGAGTGCTGAAATGTCTTTGTGGGCCTGAAGGTGCACTTAACAAACTGCCTGTTCTTATCAGCAAGCatcctttcaaaaatatatttatttatttatttatttttatttttctatctctttttgttgtttggtttgttgttttttttttcccttttggccCTTGTGTTTCTTTTTGCCACATGTGGACtctaagggtttttttaagtaactGGAAGAGGTCTAGAAATGAGCTGATGGCCAGTGTAATGCTTCTCTGAAAGAGTCAAGAGAATTCCTTTGGTAGGGACCTCCTGGAAGCGATGCCCACGATATGCTGGACAGGAAACCCAGTGGACAGGGCAGCCTTTAGTTTGATGAGGGGAAGGCGGCTTTTCCAGCAGAAGGAGTCATTCCCCAAGCCCCCTCTACCACCCACTGCCTCTCTGTGCTTCTTGGCTGGTCCtgtgcagcttttccttcatCCACTCAGGGAAAGCAGTGAGGGAATTCACCTGGCAAGGGCAAGGCAGCAGTGCACTGCAGTGCAGAGGCAGGAATGAAGCAGAGAGTCAGCAGGCAGGAATCCCATAGGCTGGTATCCCTGCCAGAACTCCCCATCTGGCTCTACCATTCTTAGCTCTAGAGCACCAGGGAAAGTGAGAATGAAGGACTCTGCACCCTGCTCCTTCTCAGAACTGAGGGATTGCTGCAGGACTGCTGAGAGCTCAAACCCTATAGGCCATGAAATGGCTTTAGTCACCTTCATGAGGAATCAGAGTGCAGTAAGCCAGGCTGAGAGGTCACAGCATCCATGAAGATTCCATGCATGAGGTCTCCTAAGCCTTGTCTCCTCTGGGGACTTCAGGAAAACTAATCCGAGTTAATGAAAGGTGTGCATTTAAAGTAGATTTGTTAAACTGCTTTAAAGCCCAGCATGGACATTCTGTTGCAGTATTAAAGCAACCTTAATCTGATTTGGAGTCATTCTTTTTGAAAGGGAAGTAACCTGAATTGAATTAAGGCTGCTTTAATTCCGAACACAATGGGGCTTAATGCAGTTTACCTCATCTGCCTCGCAAGTCCATTCAGACAGATAAGCCTGTAGTAAATAATCATTAGATGTACTGGAAGTGACCCCATTGTGCAGGGGGTGCCCACGTGCACCAAAACTCTTGGTACACGAGTGCTGCAGATTCACAGCCTGGCTTACTGAGGGGAAAGCTAACACTTGATCCTGGTGCCAGTTCTGGTGAGTCCCTCCCTTTGTTCCTGGTCTGCACCTTGGTGAGGATAATCCACCCTGCTGCCTTGGGGAAGCTGAAAACAATGGTGGCCCAAGGAAATGAATTTCCACTTTACAGAACTGCTAGCCTGATGTACTGTTAGTCACAGGGACAAGCACTTGTGAGACAAAACAAAGCTCTGGAGACAGGACAAAATCCAGCCAAAGCCCTCCAGTTTGCAGCAGTGGTTTTTGCCCAGGCAGAGATTTCAGAGCTCAGACCCTTCTCAGCAAACCAGCTGTCTATCATTCATTGtaggctgcagcagcaggagcagtggcagcTTGTATTGACagggttttttctttactaAGGGACGATGGTTTTCATTAGGCAGAAGTACAGGAAGTTAGTTTGTACTGTGAGAGAGCTGAAGCCCAAGTgtaaccccaaaatctgctgaTTTTAAGGAACTGAGGGTGAATTTCACTTTTCCATAGTCCACACTCGAACAGTGCAGTTTCTTATATGCGCATTTATTGAACAAAACACAACCAACACTAGGTCAGAACATCTGAAATTTATTAGGAAAAGGTATTTTAGAGCGAAATCTTCAGTATACATATGCAATACATGGAGAGAATGTATTCCTTTCCAAATACTACCTTGATAACTGTTGCTTGAGGGGTGCCATTCTGGATTAATCTTTTCCCCTAACCTGAAGAAGAGGGAGgcactgcagcttttccaggaatgGTCTGATCCTATAGGCTTCCAGCAGCCTGATGCCAGTGATCCTCAGAGTAATTTCAGActcacagggatgcagagtCAGCTCCAAGGTGTGATTTAGCCTCTGTAGCCGCAGAGCTGGACGGAACTGCAAAGCTGTCCTTGCAATTGCACAGCAGGGCAAGTTTGTCCCAGACCTGCTGCCTGCAAGTCTGGAACAGGCTCCTTTTTTGAGATGTTTTAACCAGGGACCTACACTTCAATTTTGGTTGGACTTAATTCAGGCtgagtttctttttctgttttctgttgttctgGATTTACTTAATCAGGTGTAGggaatttcctttttcctgaaaTGCTTATCAAGTATTCTTAAAGGTGTCAGTATTTgtatctgcaaaaaaaaaaaaaaagaaacttcaggGTGTTCTACAGTTTCACTCAGTACAGGTGAACTTGCCACCGGTGAGGTCAACAATTTATGCTGTCAAGGCATAGCATGCTTTgatattttcaaaggaaataaaatgaaactgagGTCTTAACTGAAATTTGTCTCAAGGTTTCTGTTAATATCTatgtaattctgtatatttcACCTGTTCACAGGCTCTAGCAAATGTCACTACAagttatatatataaaaaaaatgaTCTTCCATTTCTAGTTTCTATAATAAAATGAAGACGCTGCATTCAGTTCCTTTAGGTGCATCAGTCTTTGATCCATGTTATAGTTTCAGTGACATTTCTATGATGTAATTGGGATCAAATGTATATTTTACTTTTGTACAAAAgtaaaaatgatatttttatgaCTAAATTCAGCAAACCCTTACCTATAACCTGCtatgatgaaatatttttttcctttccttaacaTGTACAACATTGGGTTTTTTGCAGTATGTCGGTTTGAAATGAATAAATAACAGCTGTCAATAGAACTGTAAATGGCCTCTCAGACATACCTCTGACTTTAAAGATCAAATATTGCCGATGTGAAATATATAAACTGGATAGTCTCCATATGGAAGTGCACCATCAGGGCAACAAACCATTTAAGCTGACACAGCTGTACTTATTTCCACCATTTACCAATCGCTTATACTTTGGGTCAAGTATGTACTTCATTGTCACATTACAGCTCGTTTTACTTCCAAGTAGTGAAATTGTTTGACTTACCATTTTTAGAACATCTGATGTTATGATTTCTTGAACTATTTGAAATGCATAGTTTTCATCTATGCAGTTTTACCTGCTTCTGTACTCGTTCATCTGTTCATACTTGGCATcaattaaagataatttttaaggATCTTACCCAGGTTTATTCTGTCTGGTTATTTTCTGGAGTCTGGTTTCTCTGCTGTCACTCTTGGCCAGCTCTGTCTGAAATGAATGGTTGCTTTATTGACGGTTTTCCTACTGAGTGGTATAAGAAGTGGCAATGTAATGAGTGGGAAATGTGGCTGTGGGCTTTGAGAGGCCTGTAAATGTCAGCTCAAGCTTTACAGTGCAATTAATCCAAAGGTTTGGCTTCTGCAGGCTTTTGGATCTAGCCCTGAATAGTGTTCTGAGGCCAAACTGTGCTGCCCTCACTTCTGAGACATCACTCAGTCCCACCAAAACTCAAAACCTGGTTAAACCTACTGGCCACGGATTGCACCTTCCGAAGGTTTGAGGGTATTAATTCAAACCACTGTGTGACCAGCCATGGGCtctgggttgggttggatgtCAGCAAATCCAAGTGAGTGGATGttgttttctgtggaaaatggcTTTATGCAGGTGTGTTTGTGCAGAGTGCTCCGACAGCCACGCGTGCCGTGTCCCAGTGTTGTGCTGTACACGAAGGAGGCAGTGACATCAATGCTCGTTATTTTGTGCCAAATCTGTTGTGTCTTGGGAGTCCACCTAGAGATGGGTGTTTCAGGAGATAGGGGCAGTGTCCAGCAGTGGGGTGCACACAGAGTGCTGATCACACATGGGTGAAATGCAGTGGAAATAGCCTGACCTTACACGAGGCAGAACATTCTGTGTGGTCTGTCCTGTGGTTTGATTGCTTGACTTGTTTTGCCTTCTTGGTAGAGAAAAGCTTTTGTCAATGAAAGCCTCGTTCATCGATAGCTTTGAGTGTTCAGTCAGTTGATTGAATATCACTGACAAACTGTCTGAAATTGTTTTGTTGAGTTGTCAGTCAGGATTTGCAGTGATCTTGAATGGGTCTGGTCCAAACTGTTTGTCTGTTGTTGGCTGCTTTGTGGTGGTCAAGGGGGTGATCACTGTCACTGAGTTTTGCTGGCTCTAGGTGTGTCTGAAGtcccattgcttctttcttttctctttcttatgtttaaaagaaatccaacccccaaaaaacaaaacaaaaaacaaacttgtTTATCATCTCTGCAGTAGCAATCTTCTCCAATTTTCTCTTAGCAAAGCTCCTGTTATTTCTTGTGGAAACTTTCTGCATTCAGGACCAGGTCCTACGACATGATTTCTCCCTCTAAAAtcactccattaaaaaaaaaacaaaacaaaaaacaacccaacaaaccaacaaaaacccaaccaacacTGTGTACTGTGTTAATTCCTTACTTAATCTCAAAAGtaaatgtgtggtttttttaccccaaaatgcAAATTCTCCTGTGTTGTATTTTATACTTCATAATTTACAAAAAGGTTGTATGTTGAGTCCTTCCTTTGGTTACACCAAGCCACCTGCTGTATAGGTTCTCTCTAAAACATCCtacactgagagaaaaaaagtgtcTCTGCAGGTACAGCTTAGATAACAAGGTACAGCTTAGATAACAGACATGAAGATCCATGGAAAAagctcctttctttttctgctgctttggcaAGTTGTTCTAAGAGGAGCAATAATTCAGCAGAGGGGCTGAGTCCATTCAATAGTCCATTCAATAACAAGGTGCTATTTTCCTCTTACCTATTTTGTGTAACAGTGATGATTTCGACATAAATTTGATTTATCTGGCAGTTAATCTTGGAAGTTGGTCAGTTTTAGTGTGCTGCTTGATTAATGGCTACAGAACAATTGCCTCATGGAATCCTATGGGTCTCAGGTGTGAATATACACTCTCTTTGGTCTTCAATGAATAAGAATCTTAAAACTCCTCCAAGCCATAGAATGACTTTTAGCTCTGAAAGCAAACCCAGACTTTTCTGATGGGTGCACCCTTGCCCAGTGCAGAGGTGTTGTCCAACCTCTGCAGCATCTGGAGCAGCTGCCTTCAGGGCTGTCAGTTTAAGTCAGATGGTCTGGCTGCCAAAGCAGATCACATTCAGAAATTCTGAGTTCTGatccagggctgtccccaagagcagctgctctggcctGCCACAGCCAAATACAGGCTCTCACTGTAACCCAGAGCCCACAGGAGTGATCAGGGTTGTGTCTTTTCCCCTCAGAAGGCTGTGGAAACACAATTTCGTGCTCTTTTCAGTCTGCAGAGAAAAGAAGATGAGCAACACTCTGTGCTAAGGCTTCCACCAGGTACTTGTGGAGTTGCATTATCTCCCATGGCTGGCCTTGCTATTAAAAATGCTCACTTTCACAGAGTGTTAGATTAAGCATTGGAAAATCAAAGAAGCTTTAATTAGCACAACAATGCTTCAATCCACTCAGCTTCTCTAAGAGCTTCCTAAAATACCTCACATTTTATTCCAACGAGGAGACAATTGCAACTCTTGAATAGAAACCTTTTACAGCTAGCAGAAGAAGCTGTAATTGTCGATGGTATATTTGGTGACCTCCTCTCACTAGgtaggagcagcagcacattgGGCTTTGGAGCAGGGGAGCTGCAGTTGTCACTGTGACAGGGAGAGCTGCACAAAAAGCACTGGTTGATCCTTAGGAGAAGGACAGGTCAAGGACAGGGGCATTTCATGGGTCACCCTTTCCATCCTCCCTCTGTTGTTTTCAGTTCACATAAGAATTTTGTTGAGTGAAACCCAGGTGCAGTGGAAGCGGCATTTAGAGTCCCACATCTCCTAGGCTGGTGCCCAGATGGACCCTCCAGCTCTTTTGGCATGAATACTGAGAACACACAATAGAttgtaactattttttttcaggttagggacaaaaaaaaaagttttttaatttgttgaaTGTTTAGCTCATTTCTGTTTGGCCACTCTGAACACAAATCTGCATGCAGAATTCTGCAATAAACTGAATGAAGAATTTTCTAGTTTCCTGCAACAGCTGGGTCCTGACACATTCTGGATTGGTGGTGGGGGCTGAGACTGGCAACAGGGTCCTGCCTTCAAGTGGAGTCACTCAGGCAATGGTAGGTGTTTagatgtacagtagtttcacgaatacaagccgcacggattataagccgcacccccggtgcctcgacaatgttgctgtctttgtcaatagataagccgcaccccgaatattagccgcactttcgttcgtcgcgagaatccgtgcgcagctttcacaaattggccaattagtaagaggatcgcggctgggcgggctttactggctcggggcggggccaggcaggctcggcccgctcatggttgccgacggggccgggtggcccagctcagcgccacggctcggcggggctggccgggtggtgctgccgccgccgccgggctcgctggcccccctctcccgtcagcaccgccccgctgccgcgttcgctcgcccggctggcagggctgccgccgccgggctcgccgcccgccccgctgccgctttcgctcgccccgcgccgcgcctcgcgagcgccgcgcccgccccgcgccgcgcccgccccgcggcactttcgcggctcgcggcggcgcttttgcggctcgcggttcgcggcggcgctttcgcggttcgcggctcgcggctcgcggctcgcggctcgcggcggcgctttcgcggctcgcggttcgcggctcgcggcggcgctttcgcggctcgcggttcgcggctcgcggcggcgctttcgcggctcgcggctcgcggctcgcggctcgcggctcgcggcggcgctttcgcggctcgcggttcgcggctcgcggttcgcggctcgcggctcgcggcggcgctttcgcggctcgcggctcgcggcggcgctttcgcggctcgcggttcgcggctcgcggttcgcggctcgcggttcgcggctcgcggctcgcggttcgcggctcgcggttcgcggctcgcggcggcgctttcgcggcgcGCGGCTCGCGGCGAGCGGTTCACGGCGagcggttcgcggcgagcggcgagcggcggcgctttcgcggctcgcggttcgcggcgagcg
This genomic interval from Catharus ustulatus isolate bCatUst1 chromosome 4, bCatUst1.pri.v2, whole genome shotgun sequence contains the following:
- the LOC116995369 gene encoding potassium voltage-gated channel subfamily A member 1, with protein sequence MTVMAGENMDETSALPGHPQDSYQPAAHDDHECCERVVINIAGLRFETQLKTLAQFPNTLLGNPKKRMRYFDPLRNEYFFDRNRPSFDAILYYYQSGGRLRRPVNVPLDMFSEEIKFYELGEEAMEKFREDEGFIKDEERPLPEGEYQRQVWLLFEYPESSGPARVIAIVSVMVILISIVIFCLETLPELKEDKEYTVHRTDNTTQVYKSNIFTDPFFVVETLCIIWFSFELVVRFFACPSKTDFFKNIMNFIDIVAIIPYFITLGTEMAEREGTQKGEQATSLAILRVIRLVRVFRIFKLSRHSKGLQILGQTLKASMRELGLLIFFLFIGVILFSSAVYFAEAEEPESHFTSIPDAFWWAVVSMTTVGYGDMYPVTIGGKIVGSLCAIAGVLTIALPVPVIVSNFNYFYHRETEGEEQAQLLHVSSPNLASDSDLSRRSSSTISKSEYMEIEEDMNNSIDNFREANLRTGNCTVANQNCVNKSKLLTDV